The window ttacaaaagatgtcacatttctttttcaagaaaaagttctctctcacattaatataaatatactattttctatttccatctaacacacaaaataacgtctcctaaaatctcatgtcattCTCCAACTATGTCATATATTATGGGAGGGAAGGAGTACCACTATTGATTTCAgggaactttttttttctctttaaggTGTGCATTCAGTTTGTTGTGTAGCACTTctttagaaaatgtgttgaatttgaaaatgatttcatttttcagatATTCCTTTTATAAATAGTTTGTTCTGTTGGTTTTTCTTTTCGTCgtattgttttgtgtgttaaatggagagagaaaatataatttttatattcatgtgagagagaactttttctaaaaagggaaatgtgacatcttttgtgggacaaactaaaaaagaaagtgtgccattttttgtgggacggagggagtactatttttggtagtggactccacacccactaactcattctcactcatattttatttaaaaccaatatatcAAAGTTGGACACACATTCCAcgaactttttcaacccacatTCTACTATCTTCGTCcacctaaaatagaaatatttgtgtatgacacgagttttaatgtgaaattggtaaattatgaaagagagagaggaaaagtaAAGATGAGTAATATTAGTGGATTGTAAGATTCATattattaatactagtatttaattgtttaaaactttccatatttagaaAGTAATCTAATTttggtgacaaattattagggatggagggagtatgtaatttttaatttttagaaatttgtaATGTAActttagattttttaattaagttttattaataaaatatttctttattaattaagttctCCATCCCTCTCATTACACGAGGcacatttcttttgggcacatatTTTTAGGTAGTGGTGtttaggggtgagcaaaataaccgaaaaccgaatatccgaaccgaaccaaatcgaaattttgaaattcggttcggttttttcggtttttcggttcggttcggttttaaaaatacaaaaatttcggtttttcggttcggttcggtttgggcgaaaaaaaaaccgaaaaaccgaaaaaccgaattatattttaaatatattattatatatttttatcctattaatttagtatattctatcatatatataacatatattcttctaatatatttttatataataaatattatatatattatattaattttatattatatatatttatattctattagtatatataaaataaaataaattagatatattaaaatatactatttttttcggtttttcggttttgttttgaaatttcggttttttcggtttagttcggttttttaagttcgattttcggtttttcggttttcggtttttcggtttttcggttcggttcggtttcaattttaacctaaattcggtttttcgggttcggttcggtttgggcgaaaaaccgaaccgaaacccgaatgcacacccctAGTGGTGTTACTGgttaaatgaaaagagaataaagtagaagttaaaaaaaatagagagaataagtAGGAGAGAGGATAATAGAGTGTTGCTCTTTTGCCATAAAAGGAAATATCTCACTTATAATAGGACtgatgaaatatatttttaaattgaagaaatgaaatagtgggagctattaataGGCAAGGGAATAATGGTTGCAGGTGTTGTCCCTAAGATAAGgtatgtaataaaaaatggttaaaaatGGAATGAGCCCCATGAATAATCAGagaaatttcagaaaaaatgactcaattcgCAAGCCTTTcgtaattttgcattaaattcGTTGACCTTTCAGAATAAGGGATCGTGACATgctaattttttgaaataagggattttggaaattttcttttctattttctatttttttaaaaatttatttcacaatatttacgAATGGACAAAATTTCCCACTATTATTGTCACACAATTTTGAGGAGTAGGAGGGTGGAGGCAGCGGTGACTTACAGaattggaataaaaataataaaattgtggtaaaaaatattagagagTGATGTGgtcaattcataaatattatgaaggaaaaaaaagaaaaaaaaagaagagcaAATGGgtaaaagtttgaaaagttattccaaaaaatttgCACGTCACAATCACGTATTTCAAAAGATCAATTCCCAAAATTCGAAAATCTATAGATTGAGtttcttttttccaaaatcttCTGATTAATTAAGGGTGGATGAATAAGAAATGACTATTGAAAATGctcttatattttgtttgactTGTTAGcaatgttagagtttgtatactagaaatcaccttttgAGGGATTGattactgttaaaactcttattttatttttcaaaggaataaacagattatttttgtcataatgttgttatgttttacatttaatggatgtttattacatgtttaaatgtataagtaacttaacaaagtctaagtctttgttttagtagaccggttgtgagCGTcattcactttaaggtaacacggtcagttctgaacaaagaaaaagaagaatttcacaacccaaataggcttagactacctatcgtgaaaggttgcaatgtcagtccgattatttctaagccttactgaaataagatgacgttggtgtggtatagcactttgaatggatctaacagcgagacagtctttatgctatctactgaaagacgaggtcttgtaaattattatttcttaatcaatgtacgttagcattgagtatacggtattgattatgcattactttgacttaccaaatggtgcgatttttcgcaacccaataagcctggtatattgggtagtggtaattaatatctagcagtgctaggattgctattatgttgaatcgtgcgcgaggtgagtctcgtttgataacatcctcaagagaagcttgaaataaggttttattattcgaaacctagctagttggagtttaattactctatgaataataaataagattttcttgttgagtcctctcttggaataaataaaatattaattaattaagtccatagcagacaataattaattaatggatgcttctatcttaagcgcgggaaataagtATCAAGaaatggaaacccgaagtacttttaattttggatttggattggaatgcaatattacttctgtagtgactgctcgtaatattccaattataagcttatattaaattgagtttaatttaattagtaaaaagctaattggaggagcccatatccaaaaccttccatagattcctgtctgggcccaatatgtgacttaatataaataggagaataaatgagacagaaaatacacataATTTTCTTCCAAAACTTTCGACCTCCTCTCTAGTTAGACAAGGGGCGATTTTTCTCTCCTTCGGGGGATAGgttttccgtcttctttatttaagtcctcgTATACtagtgagatcagcccactctgatatcagtttacagttcgggaaccagacagaagatctgtggttttgtactaaagatcttcacatggagaaggcgctagctatcttcgattctttggagaatcatcaaggtataatggctaaaccgtagaaaagcatgttttaggtttaaattaatttaaagcatgttttatttgagttatgagcatgatacatgtgatatttacgcgaatagaatttgtctaaataatctgctaaatagataagaattattatgtaattgattttcaAGCAATTACTATTGCAGATTAGTACTCctttcttattaaaaataatattttctttttggattgtctattaaaaaggaaatgttgcttaaaactgaaataatatcagtgTCTTTTCCTCCAACCCATCTTCTCGCACCCACTATCATATATAAGttacaaacaaatttttaatgcaataatCGAAGGTCGCACCTTTCCTAGGATCCAATTAACCAGTATCTAATTGAACGCCGACTTTGCCAGGGAGGGTTTTTGCTGCGCCGTAGGAGACGAGTGTTTGAATTTAGAATTGCCCCGCCCAAACTGacgaattaaattaaatactactctacatgaatttttaataaattaacaatatttcatatatttatgctATTTTCgttgtcttttttattttcttcatagctattatacaaaaaataaatgttttatatctttagtttaatttatttcaaaatttatttttacattatgtTAACGATCTTATGTTACtaatattaacaataatatgTTTGTATGTCAACTGCTATTAAATTGAAAACTGCTAACTATGTCAAAACCTATAATATTGATGTTAATACGGAGACATTTGTATAtcaactaaattttatttacatacaAACCTACAATTCCAATCCATTGTTTGGTATCCTGAAATTCTTTGagtatgaaattgaattactttcaaaatcatataattacacaatttaaattccatatcaataatagtgtaaaatctaaatataaatatagtgtaaaatctaaatataaatactccccccgtcccaagTTAgtagtcccggttgagtttgACACGGGTTTTGTTACGGGACAAACTTCTGCAAGGCTGGCAGAGAGGAACCTTGAGCAAGAAGCTGACTTGAATGCCGATACATCGGAGCCGAGGGAGCAGTCGCAAGCGGAGCCAGCAAGGCGTGACCGATCAGCGCGACGCCGAGTTTGTGTCTCGTTACGGAGTATAGtgtttgttggaaataaagcACTTGATCAAGTAGATTTAGTCACTTGATCTAGTCGACCAAGAGTCATTAGGAGCAATGCACTTGATCAAGTAGATTTCAAGTCTCTTCTTTGTGCAAAACGTACAAACCCTAGTTTTCGATGCCGGAGTGATCGACGGGCAAAGGTTCCCGCGACGTTCAACACAGATTCTTTCGTTGAGGAACTTTTTCCTTAACAAGTTTTATATACCCACCTGCAAAATCACGGTCCGCTCTATAATAACATAGCTACTAATATGGTTGTGTGGTCGAACATAGAGTACGTTTTCTCTTAACATAATTAGAATTGAGGTTTCAACACATATATGTTACATGGCATGTATATGTAATTAACATGAAATATACATGTAGACAACATGACTTGTATGTGtagataatatttattttgaatattgttAACATCAACTGTATTCGTAGTTAATATAAATcgtatatgtatttatatatgtaatgcacatggataaaatatgataagatTGATTTCGACAAAAGCTTCTTGGGTCATGGCAACAATCCACCTGACCACCTCCATTCGTTGAGGAACTTTTTCCTTAACAGGTTTTATATGCCCACCTGCAAAATCACGGTCCGTTCTACAATAACATAGCTACTAATATGGTTGTGTGGTCGGTTAACATAGAGTATGTAATCTGTTAACATAATTAGAATTGAGGTTACAAAACATATATGTTACATGGCATGTATATGTGATTAACATGAAATACATGTAGACAACATGGTTGAAGATCATGAGGAATGGATCAATATGTTTTGTATTCACAGTCGTATGGATTGAATATATAGTTAACATGACTTGTATGTGtagttaatattattttaaatatcgTTAACGTCAACTGTATTTGTAGTTAATATGAATCGtatatgtacaaaatatgATAAGATTGATTTCGACAAAGGCTTCTTGGGTTAACATGTTGGCAACAATCCACCGTCAAACAGGCCGACGCTGAGGCCGTGGTTCGGAGACTGAAATTCCAGCCGCAGAGATCGAGTTTCTTCTTTTTGAATTCTATCTCCACCTCACTCCTTTACGAGCAATGGTGCGAGACTCTAGCGACGATGGTTCAGTTGTGGTGTATGAAATTGGACAATGAGGGGTTTAGCTTTTTGCCCCACCTTGTTTCGAACGTTGAGCTTCCATCGGAGAGGGTGGAATTGAACGATCGGCTGAAGGTGTTGTTTCTTGATAAATTGAATAGACTGAAGGAGGGTGCGAAGGCTCCAACTCAATAAGCATgtaattaaaaagtttaaatataaaaattggttAGTTCGGGTGATTTGGTATATCCCACCCCAATCTCGAAATCCGAAAAATTGGGTATTGGGTATCTAATTACCGGAtatttcgggtttggatatcgAGTATCCAATTCCCGATATCCATTTCGACACCCCTAATTCTGAATTTGTCAATATCACGCCCAATTAAATCTTTGAACCaacaaataatgcaaatatACCATGGCCTTTAACACAACTATAAAATTgtctttataaattaaatcgaTAGCCTACAACACCATAATAtactaacaaaaataaatcaattctAATCCACTTACTAGCAAAAAGTTTTATGTACTTGCTTTTGGATATTTAGTAATAAAAGGAACAAGCCAATGAAAAATAGTtctaaagaataataatagtagtactacaaaaataataaagaaacgcaaaaaatgaaaaatctgaATACATGTCGACATATGAAATTCTTGtcaattaaaatcatatacagtccatattaattttgaatactCTTCatgttaaatatatatacaattgcTCTGTGCAGCCAAGTAGCACCCCACAATTGCTCATCCTATAACAAATCAAAAAACACAACTTCAAAAACAGAGTTGATACATCCAAAAggagggatgtgatcaaatgaaaactctaaatattgtacaaactcaaaactatgatctggatcattgaaaaatgtcaacagatcacaaaaaaacatcaacatttcaacggtagtcaatgactGATGATGTGTtgattgtgttgatactgtgttgacattaaaatcttgaaacttTACACTGTgttaatattgtattgaaactatgttgaagctgtgttgagaagttttgagtttgtacaatatataagtttgcattttatcattaCCCTCCAAAAGGTTTTGTATGTAATTGACTAGGATTTTATATGTAGTTATTATGACTTGAATTCGTATATGTCGTTGACTGTATAATTCTTTAACATGACGTTCATATGTAGTTAACAAGACGTTCATATATAGTTAACATGACGTGGAATGGATTTTAATCGAGCAAAATGTTTGGGTGTCTAGAGCTTAGACAGAAGTCGTCGAAACACTATTTCTCATAATTCTTTAAAACATATCAAGCAAAATGTTTGGGTGTCCGGAGCTCAGATGGCTGCAGCATTCGCTGGCATGGTCGAAGGAATCTAAGCATACCCAGCAAATATATTTCCCACACCTACACGTAACGTGGTTGCACCCATCCACTTTCTCAACTGTGAACCCACACCCACGGCAGGTCTTCACGTGTAACGGATCACAGAAATCTATTATTTTCCACATACGTGTAACAGAACGACGCGAAAAAAggtacttttttatttaatttctatgtCTGTCGAATACctaactatttttaattagaagATGTTTAGAGAATAATAAGACAATCATTTAACAATATCTTCCTTGAATTTCAAAGCAAAATACACCGGTTAGATCATCATCACTATCATAGCTATACTCTCATTCCTTAAGCCAATCCCTAACACTAATTGAGTTGGTATGGAGccacatattttttctttcgtCATAAATCTGAAGACCTTAGCATCGCCGGAGATCAAGAGATTTGAGGTGGGGGCGGTCATCGAGAATCGCTTCCAGTTCCTTATATCCTATTCCATGTACACAAAGATCGAGATGGAGCAGATTAGGCATGCTTTTTCCAATTGCTTCCCCGAACCCTTTAAAATCTGCTTCGAAGTCCACACAGTTGTGGtatgaaaatgatttcaacATTGTGCAAGCAATCCCAATGGTTTCCAAATCATTAGGTTTGAAGATTGGCTTcacaattatgtgtaactccTCCAAATGTCTCAGTTTTTGAATTGCCAGAATCAAAGACTTTGCATCAACTTTATCACATATTGTACCAATAACGCATCTAAGCTTAGGTGATCTGAGGAAACAGAGAGCATATTAGAGACCTAGAATCATTgaaacaacacaaaaaaaagcaaaaaaaaaaaatttgattataaatacaatcaaagaacaacaaaaaaaaaaatttaagaatctTACAAAACTAAATTACTAAGATTAAGTGAACAAGGATATGAAATGAAGAATTGTACTGTTCCAATGAGTATTTTACCAACTCAATCGACGACAAAACGCCAATATTTAGATCGAGAAGTTGTCCCTGGCTCAGATCTACTGAGCGACAGACAAGGAAGTCGAATTTCATGTATCAACTATACCCATTGCAGTCATGACTTGGGAAGCCTCCGCAACGGCACCCCAAATCTTGGGCGTCGGAGAATCGATAGTCCAAATAAATAGCACGCCACAATAAGAGCCATCGTCACCGATCCACCAACGCTACTGATGTCGGACCGTCGCGAGCTGTTCGCTGTGGTTGAAATGAATTGCCTTTTTAGGATTTGTAAATTACGTGTTAAAAGGGGTATTTGCCTCCAATTTCGTGTGCTGTTTGTGGGTGTGGTGGCGGTGGAAGCGGCGATGGGGGCTCCTCCTCTGAATTCTTTGGCGCCTGGGTTTAGGTTTCATCCAACGGATGAGGAGTTGATTGGGTTTTATTTGAGGAGGAAAGTTTTTGGGAAACCTTTCACGTTTGAAGCAGTTATGAAATTGATGTCTACAAATCCGAGCCATGGAAGCTTGCTGGTATAAGAAgatttaatctttattttgatttaaatttgtgCTTTGCCTTATTTTTCTGGATGAATTCATGAATATGGTTCTGTTTAAGCCTCGTTTTGAAAATGATATTGGTCCcatttgatgatattttgtgaaaatgaagCGTTAGTGTGTGCTTTTGTATTGGATGGTGTTGTGATGTAGAGAAGAAAACTGATCAGTTCATGCTTAACTGTTGCTTTTAGACTTAATTCTACAAGaaaattgatgtttttttgataaaaatggCCAAAGATGAGATTTTGGTAGCCGGGATAAGGTAGGATTGGTTGGGAAATATGTAAGATCGGCTGTGTTGATTGAATGATGAGATGTAGTGATGAATGTTTGTGCATGCATGGTGCGTTGCGTTGGGTTTTCATGTTGCGAATTTTTTTCGTGTTGCTTTGCATTTAATGCTGATAGAACAAGACATTCTTGTTCGTTGGTCCTTTTTGTCGATTTCTAACTAGCTTCTGTATTTGAAGACCTAATTCCTTCTTCTATCATGCTTAGAGCATTTCTCGAAGAAGAGAGAGCTAGAGTGCTACTTCTTTACCCCTGTGGATAGGAAGTACGAGATATGATCCCGGATGAATTTTTCCATTGGGCAAGGGTGCTGGAGGGCGACTGGGAAGGATCGCCAAGTGATGCAGAAGAACAAGGTGATTGGGATGAAGAAACTGTTTGTTTTCTACCGTGGACGTGGCAAAACTAACAAAACTAATTGGGTAATGCACGAGTACAGTATATGCGACACAGAGCTGGGAAATGCGGGCATTCAACAGGTGCGTATCGATTATCCGCgatgttattttaactttattattgAATTCGCATTTAAAAGTGATTTATCTTGAAATAACAATCATGTCTTGTTTTATGTCAATTAGGATGCATTTGTGCTCTGTAAGATCTTCCAGAAGAATAGCCTCAGACGATAAAGAGGAATGTAACGAGGATGCCTCGCTCGTGATTCCCGGGGCAAATGTGAAAGATGGCATGGCCAATGGCGACGAAGTGCGCGAAGGTTGCACAATAATTGAACAGGTCTTGCACTTGTTGATTAATTGCATCGAAATGTTAGGTTTTCGAGTcccattaattatttcaatagtTTTACGCGTTTAAAATAGGTAGAAACGAAAATTAGACGTGGTTAGAGCACATTTATCATATGTTGCTTCGCAGGATGCGCAGCCTCTCATTGTCCCGCTCCTCCACACATACCCGATCTATCTCTCCTGCATTCCTTTCCTATCCAAGAGGGAGAGGCCCGAGGTCAACCCTGAGTCCCTCTCGCTGGACAACAGCAAGAGACCGAAGCGTGATGATACAAACTGCAGCATTGCCAATGGATCCGAGGACTCAACCACGACGAACCTTAACTGTTCCTCAACAATGATAATGACGACAACCAACTTCCCGTCTGTTGAGATTCCCCTTTTAGAGACCCTAGGCGGGAAGGACAACCTCCCGGGCAGCACACCCACCTTTAACTCGGCAGAACTGGAAAGATCTGTCCCTCTCCGCCTCTACATAGAGGATGAGATCATGAACCTCTCGATGGATAATGAGAGGCAGCAGATTGAACTGATGAGAGCTCAGCAATCTTCTATCCCGGGTTGAGGCCATGACCAAGGAAAATGCAGAGCGCAAGTGACGTGAATAGGGATCTAATGATGTATATAGCTTGGTGCATCGGACCACTAGAATGGGCTGTGGTTTTGCAGGTGGGCATCCTTCACGATTTTGACTATGCATATAGCTTTAGCACAACACTTAAGTTTGGTTCACTACTGTCCTCAATGTTATTGACAGATTTATGCTTTCTCTTTCCTATTTCAACATCAAGTATAATTATTCAGTGCACATACCATATTAACAACATTTATAAAATAGGTCAACCCAGTGTAAACAACAAACATAACCTATGTTACTAACGTACACACACATGttaatagagagaataatcAATATCAACAGATACTCACACCATGTCAATAACAAATCAAgcatatgttatatgaataaaGTGCGCACACCATGTTAATAGCAAGAATAATCCATGTTAACAATAAGCATAATCCATGTATCCATCCATATCCACAATACGCAATGCACGATGATTAAAACCGCAATTCTAATACAGAAATGTTACTAACGCGCACACACGTGTTTACAGACAAAATAACCCATGTTAACTGCATCTTTAATTGCATAATATATAACACATCTAACATATGCATAGAATAAGTTAACCCCATGCAAAACCTGTGTTATTAACGTGCACACACATGTGAAAAGCAAGCATATTCCATCGGTAAATGCATACACACCCCGTGTAATCCATGATAAACAATGTACAACGTCTGAAACCGCAACTCTAACAATGTTCAAAGCAAACATGTACCATGTTAATCGACCACATAAACCATATTAATCACAAGAGCAAACATAAAGCTATGTGAATATAGACATATGCAATCCATATCAATTACATATATACTACAAACAATGAAACTACATTTACAATCCATACCAAGTCACGTAAACTACATATAAAATCAATGTTAAATACATATACAGTCCACGGTACCAAGAGAAAAACATCTCGTCTTTTCGTTTGCCCGGATGATGGCATTCATTTTCCATTGCCGGTGAGAGGATCCATTTGTGTATGCATTTACCATGGACTATGTTTGCTTTTCACATGTGTGTGCACGTTAGTAACATTGGTTATGTTTATTGTTAACATAGGGTTGACATATTCTATGTTTAACATGTACTATATAAGTAATtaacatatatttaatatgtaGTTAACATGGGTtgtgtataatattataatgccatccaattttttttcttataaagaCTAGTACAATGAATATCAAGGCAATATAAATGACTATTTGGAAGACaagttaataaaattgaatttttgttataaaatatttaattctaattacATTTTGGCAAAAATTGGATAGTGGTTATTTTCAATCACTTACGGAATGGAAACTTGGTTTTGGTCAATAGGTTTCCAATACAGACCATTCACAACTGATTTTCGATACTTCTGGCTAAGGCCTTCCCATTTACATAAAACGACGCATAAcgtaatttgatttaataaatttatataattttctaggtcttacaatttttttatgatgaaGGCCGTGAAGGCCGAGTACAATAACTtcgattataattttttattttctttccactTGAAGTGTGTAAAAAATACGACTTTTTGGAATTATATGCTCTTTTCTTCGTGGCTGAAAAATTGTTTTCCCAGAGCTGAGCCTTGTGACTAGGGTAAACACtaatgtattacaaatatattgGTTATATAGACTCATGGAGATGGATACAAAATTCTGGAACTTCAATAAAATATGGATTAACACCTTTATTGAAAGTAACAATATGCATCATCGATTGTATACTAAATCAAGAATACAAAAGGATACAAGTTATGCATTAATGCTCTCTAAGTTgagataattaatttgttagttGGAAAGACGAACATTTGAGGTCGCTTtacttgcaaaatatcatttgcggTCTCCATACTATACCAATTACTTGTTTCAGGcgttttttcactttttgaccaaattttcTTACAAAAATAGTACATCGGAGCTGAGGGAGCAGTCGCAAGCGGAGCCAGCAAGGCGTGACCGATCAGCGCGACGCCAATCCATCCGTCGCGCTACGCCGAGTTTGTTTCTCGTTACGGAGATAGATATTAGTAAGTGAATAAGTGTTCGTTGGAAATAATGCACTGGATCAAGTAGATTTAGTCACTTGATCTAGTCAATACATGTGGACAACATGGTTGAAGATCAAGAGGAATGGATCAACATGTTTTGTATTCGCAGTCATATGGATTGAATATATAGTTAACATGACTTGTATGTGtagataatatttattttaaatatcgTTAACATTAATTGTATTCCTAGTTAACATGACTTGTATGTGtagataatatttattttaaatataattaacattAACTGTATTCCTAGTTAATATGGATCgtatatttagttatatatgtaatgcacatggataaaatatgataagatTGATTTCGACAAAAGCTTCTTGGGTCAACATGTTGGCATCATGTTTGCATCCTAGCAGAagctttaaaatttatatatggaTGTAATCCATTGCTAACTAAAATCTATTTACGAAATATAAACGACAATATTTCCTTGTCAACACGAAGATATTTGtatgtcaaaaaaatttaatttacataaaattttgtttaatagcTATGAAGAAAACATAGATTAAGTTTTCAGTTAGCATAATTAGAATTGATGTTTAAACACATATATGTTAATTAGAATTGATGTTTAAACACATATATGTTACATGTGGCATGTATATgtaaataatatgaaatataCATATAGAAAACATGGTTGAAGATCAAAAGGATTCGCAATCATATGGATTGTTAATACTCCACAAAAtctctaattttgtttttagggCTAGTAAATGTGAAAAGGGTAAAGGGCATTATTTGATTcggaaatttgaaaattacgCAGGAAGGCTAACAGGCGTGAGCGTTCCATCTCTTTTCACAATCAAACTTTCCCTATTTCAACTCTCAGGAAATACCACAAGTATTTACCAGAGATGGTCAGTACCTTTGCCTCCGGTCGTTACCACAAATTCGCATCCGGCCGACGGGTGCGCTTAATTTCAGCGACCCCTCGCCATGAACCCCCAACGCCCTCGAGCTCGTCGTCATCAACTACCGACTCCACTCAGTCTCCGGTGATTTCCCCGAGCGATTCGCAGTCAGGGAGTCCTAAAGGTGTGATGCGGAG is drawn from Salvia hispanica cultivar TCC Black 2014 chromosome 6, UniMelb_Shisp_WGS_1.0, whole genome shotgun sequence and contains these coding sequences:
- the LOC125194625 gene encoding putative F-box/LRR-repeat protein 9 is translated as MKFDFLVCRSVDLSQGQLLDLNIGVLSSIELVKYSLEQSPKLRCVIGTICDKVDAKSLILAIQKLRHLEELHIIVKPIFKPNDLETIGIACTMLKSFSYHNCVDFEADFKGFGEAIGKSMPNLLHLDLCVHGIGYKELEAILDDRPHLKSLDLRRC